The Pan troglodytes isolate AG18354 chromosome 1, NHGRI_mPanTro3-v2.0_pri, whole genome shotgun sequence genome includes a region encoding these proteins:
- the OR2T1 gene encoding olfactory receptor 2T1, with protein sequence MEEYNTSSTDFTFMGLFNRKETSGLIFAIISIIFFTALMANGVMIFLIQTDLRLHTPMYFLLSHLSLIDMMYISTIVPKMLVNYLLDQRTISFVGCTAQHFLYLTLVGAEFFLLGLMAYDRYVAICNPLRYPVLMSRRVCWMIIAGSWFGGSLDGFLLTPITMSFPFCNSREINHFFCEAPAVLKLACADTALYETVMYVCCVLMLLIPFSVVLASYARILTTVQCMSSVEGRKKAFATCSSHMTVVSLFYGAAMYTYMLPHSYHKPAQDKVLSVFYTILTPMLNPLIYSLRNKDVTGALKRALGRFKGPQRVSGGVF encoded by the coding sequence ATGGAAGAGTACAACACATCCTCTACAGACTTCACTTTCATGGGGCTGTTCAACAGAAAGGAAACCTCAGGTCTTATTTTTGCCATCATCTCTATCATCTTCTTCACCGCACTGATGGCCAATGGGGTTATGATCTTCCTGATCCAAACAGATTTGCGCCTTCATACACCCATGTACTTCCTCCTCAGCCACCTTTCCTTAATTGACATGATGTATATTTCCACTATTGTGCCTAAGATGCTGGTTAATTACCTGCTGGATCAAAGGACCATTTCCTTTGTGGGGTGCACAGCTCAACACTTCCTCTACCTTACCCTTGTGGGAGCTGAATTCTTCCTGCTGGGCCTCATGGCCTATGACCGCTATGTGGCCATTTGCAACCCTCTGAGATACCCTGTCCTCATGAGCCGCCGGGTCTGTTGGATGATTATAGCAGGTTCCTGGTTTGGGGGCTCTTTGGATGGCTTCCTCCTAACCCCCATCACCATGAGCTTTCCCTTCTGCAATTCCCGGGAGATTAACCACTTCTTCTGTGAGGCACCAGCAGTCCTGAAGTTGGCATGTGCAGACACAGCCCTCTATGAGACAGTGATGTATGTGTGCTGTGTTTTGATGCTGCTGATTCCTTTCTCTGTAGTCCTTGCTTCCTATGCCCGAATCCTGACTACAGTTCAGTGCATGAGCTCAGTGGAGGGCAGGAAGAAGGCATTTGCCACTTGTTCATCCCACATGACTGTGGTGTCCTTGTTCTATGGGGCTGCCATGTACACCTACATGCTGCCACATTCTTACCACAAGCCAGCCCAGGACAAAGTCCTCTCTGTGTTTTACACCATTCTCACACCCATGCTGAACCCCCTCATCTACAGCCTTAGAAACAAGGATGTGACTGGAGCTCTGAAGAGGGCCTTGGGGAGGTTCAAGGGTCCTCAAAGGGTGTCAGGAGGTGTCTTTTGA
- the OR2T6 gene encoding olfactory receptor 2T6 isoform X2 has translation MRCYPLDGGSAFWVDSGQNKSSAPFSPHHLIHSASSKPFKLSTMNENNGTLTRGFTLMGLFTHDKGSGFFFSVICAVFFMAMIANGVMIFLINIDPHLHTPMYFLLSHLSVIDTLYISTIVPKMLVDYLMGEGTISFIACTAQCFLYMGFMGAEFFLLGLMAYDRYVAICNPLRYPVLISWRVCWMILASSWFGGALDSFLLTPITMSLPFCASHQINHFFCEAPTMLRLACGDRTTYETVMYVCCVAMLLIPFSVVTASYTRILITVHQMTSAEGRKKAFATCSSHMMVVTLFYGAALYTYMLPQSYHTPIKDKVFSAFYTILTPLLNPLIYSLRNRDVMGALKRVVARC, from the exons ATGAGATGCTACCCATTAGATGGAGGATCTGCATTTTGGGTGGACAGTGGACAGAATAAATCTTCAGCCCCTTTTTCCCCTCACCACCTGATCCACTCAGCCTCTTCTAAACCA TTCAAACTCAGCACCATGAATGAAAACAATGGAACCTTGACCAGAGGCTTTACCCTCATGGGGCTCTTCACTCACGATAAAGGCTCAGGATTCTTTTTCAGTGTCATTTGTGCCGTCTTCTTCATGGCCATGATAGCTAATGGGGTCATGATCTTCCTGATTAACATAGACCCTCAtctccacacccccatgtacttccTCCTCAGCCACCTCTCCGTCATTGACACATTATACATCTCCACCATTGTGCCCAAGATGCTGGTAGATTATCTCATGGGCGAGGGGACCATCTCTTTCATCGCCTGCACCGCTCAGTGCTTTCTCTACATGGGCTTTATGGGGGCTGAATTCTTCCTGCTGGGGCTCATGGCCTATGACCGCTACGTGGCCATCTGCAACCCACTGCGCTATCCTGTCCTCATCAGCTGGCGGGTCTGCTGGATGATCCTGGCCAGCTCTTGGTTCGGTGGGGCTTTGGACAGTTTTCTCCTCACCCCCATTACCATGAGTCTCCCGTTCTGTGCCTCTCACCAAATCAATCACTTTTTCTGTGAGGCACCCACCATGCTGAGGCTGGCCTGTGGGGACAGAACCACCTATGAAACAGTGATGTACGTGTGCTGCGTTGCAATGCTGCTGATCCCCTTCTCGGTGGTGACTGCATCCTACACCAGGATTCTCATCACAGTGCATCAGATGACATCGGCTGAAGGGAGGAAGAAGGCCTTTGCCACCTGCTCTTCACACATGATGGTGGTGACATTGTTCTATGGGGCTGCCTTGTATACCTATATGCTTCCCCAATCTTACCACACCCCAATCAAAGATAAGGTCTTCTCTGCCTTTTATACCATCCTCACACCCTTATTAAACCCTCTCATCTACAGTCTGAGGAACAGGGATGTGATGGGTGCCTTGAAGAGAGTTGTGGCAAGATGTTAG
- the OR2T6 gene encoding olfactory receptor 2T6 isoform X3: MTKFKLSTMNENNGTLTRGFTLMGLFTHDKGSGFFFSVICAVFFMAMIANGVMIFLINIDPHLHTPMYFLLSHLSVIDTLYISTIVPKMLVDYLMGEGTISFIACTAQCFLYMGFMGAEFFLLGLMAYDRYVAICNPLRYPVLISWRVCWMILASSWFGGALDSFLLTPITMSLPFCASHQINHFFCEAPTMLRLACGDRTTYETVMYVCCVAMLLIPFSVVTASYTRILITVHQMTSAEGRKKAFATCSSHMMVVTLFYGAALYTYMLPQSYHTPIKDKVFSAFYTILTPLLNPLIYSLRNRDVMGALKRVVARC; this comes from the coding sequence TTCAAACTCAGCACCATGAATGAAAACAATGGAACCTTGACCAGAGGCTTTACCCTCATGGGGCTCTTCACTCACGATAAAGGCTCAGGATTCTTTTTCAGTGTCATTTGTGCCGTCTTCTTCATGGCCATGATAGCTAATGGGGTCATGATCTTCCTGATTAACATAGACCCTCAtctccacacccccatgtacttccTCCTCAGCCACCTCTCCGTCATTGACACATTATACATCTCCACCATTGTGCCCAAGATGCTGGTAGATTATCTCATGGGCGAGGGGACCATCTCTTTCATCGCCTGCACCGCTCAGTGCTTTCTCTACATGGGCTTTATGGGGGCTGAATTCTTCCTGCTGGGGCTCATGGCCTATGACCGCTACGTGGCCATCTGCAACCCACTGCGCTATCCTGTCCTCATCAGCTGGCGGGTCTGCTGGATGATCCTGGCCAGCTCTTGGTTCGGTGGGGCTTTGGACAGTTTTCTCCTCACCCCCATTACCATGAGTCTCCCGTTCTGTGCCTCTCACCAAATCAATCACTTTTTCTGTGAGGCACCCACCATGCTGAGGCTGGCCTGTGGGGACAGAACCACCTATGAAACAGTGATGTACGTGTGCTGCGTTGCAATGCTGCTGATCCCCTTCTCGGTGGTGACTGCATCCTACACCAGGATTCTCATCACAGTGCATCAGATGACATCGGCTGAAGGGAGGAAGAAGGCCTTTGCCACCTGCTCTTCACACATGATGGTGGTGACATTGTTCTATGGGGCTGCCTTGTATACCTATATGCTTCCCCAATCTTACCACACCCCAATCAAAGATAAGGTCTTCTCTGCCTTTTATACCATCCTCACACCCTTATTAAACCCTCTCATCTACAGTCTGAGGAACAGGGATGTGATGGGTGCCTTGAAGAGAGTTGTGGCAAGATGTTAG